CTGCAAACCATTGTATATCCTTTTTGCTCGGGTGTAGCCTAAGGTCAGGTAGCTTGAGGTTATGGTCGATTAAGGTCGGTATTAGTTCCTTGTGGCCACCCGGACATAAACCGACCAGGAGTACGTTATGAGGGGTGGTATACCTGGAGTATATTCCCATTACCTCTGTTGGTCAATTGAGGCACCATGATTTATCTCTTTACTGCTATTTCcacttttatttaattagtcTACTACTATAAAGAAGGCTAAGTGATAGAACTTGACCCCTACTACTGTAAAATAACTTCATAATACACAGTTTAATTTAACAGCAATCAACATATCCTTTTCATCTAGATTTTTGTCTTCCGAGCTGTCTATAAAATAGTTGGAGAGTCCATGTTGTTGATCCACACGAACGAACAATATTCAAAGAAACATATATGGAGACAAGAAAGCCATACATTGCTGTGCTCATCATTCAGTTGATCTATGCAGGCATGGCTTTATTATCCAAAGCCGCCATAGATGAAGGGATGAATACTTATGTTTTTGTTGCTTATCGTCAAGCATTTGCCACCATTTTCTTAGCTCCATTTGCTTTCTTCCTCGACAGGTATAGTAGTTTCTCCATTGCTCTTttctctgatctgatctgatcttgttggattttgttttgttttgtttttgttttgttttgttttgtttttgttttgttttgttttgtttttctaaaatggattttgttttgtttagttttgtttttctaaaaatatataatactatacAGACCTCTTAACTTTCTGTTTTTGGGTTTTGGCAGAAAGATCAGTGCTCCCTTGTCATATAGCGTACTGTGGAAGATCTTCTTGGTTTCTTTCATAGGGTACACTCCATCCGACAAACAacgtttatttaattaatattagttgaGTTTGTTTTAATGTTGTTCatagaatataattaatacgccaattgtctaaattaaaacaccctttcaataatattattatattttttgagtacatgcaaataatattattatattgttgtgaTATATTTCAGGATTACTCTGTGTTTAAATCTCTACTATTTTGCATTGAAGTACACTTCAGCAACCTTAGCAGCAGCCACCACTAACATAATCCCTGCTCTAACCTTTACGATGGCAGTTATATCAAGGTATATATGTTAgttaaaacaaaaacagaaagcTAAGCCGCCTGCCATACTAATGTTTTTTAGGGTGGCCAGAGAAACTAGTCTAAGTTGCTCATAATTAATAGGTTTAAACTAAAAGGATTGGGATTCAAACTTTTGACCtagtggttacaagtttgtatctttAACCATTTAGGCTAGACTTACcccatacatgcatatattttttttggggtgacAGGAAAACCAACCTAAGTTACTCATAACTAGTCAGCTCAAACCAAAAGGATTGAGCTTCAAACTCGTGACCTAGGCTTACCCCATTcattcatgcatgcatatatatatatataggggtgacGGGAAACCAGTCTAAATTGTTcatagctgaccagctcaaTCAAATCAAAATGACTCAAAATGACTgagattcaaactcgtgacctagtagttacaagtttgtatcttcAGCCATCTGAACTATGATTACCTCATGCACcccatacatgcatatattttttttgggtgacaggAAAATCAACCTAAGTTGCTCATAACTAGTCTGCTCAAACCAAAAGGATTGGGCTTCAAACTCGTGACCTAGGCTTACCCcattcatgcatatatatatatatatatatatatatatatatatatatatatatatatatatatataggtggcGACGGGAAACCAGTCTAAATTGTTCATAGTTGACCAGCTCAATCAAACCAAAATGACTGAgattcaaacttgtgacctagtagttacaagtttgtattctCAATCATCTGGACTATGATTACctcatgcatgcatatatttattatattatacataaatgGTGAACGTACGTACAGGGTGGAGAAGCTGTCAATTAAGCGGTCACATGGGATGGTAAAAGTGTTGGGGTGTTTGGTTAGCTTTTGTGGAGCGTTGGTGTTTGCTTTTGTTAAAGGGCCACATATAAAGTTGTTGGACTTGGGGTCAACTGGAAGTCAAGAAGAGGCATCAAGCAGGGTAGTGAAGTTTAGTTTCAAGTGTGAGATGGTAAAGGGGACTTTGGTGATGCTGTCGGCCAATGCACTATGGTCAATGTGGTACTTAATGcaggtatgtatatatgtatctatacaTGTCAAtatttctccttctccttctccatATATGCCATGCAATGTGTTGGGGAGAGGCTGGTAAGAGGAAGCTAAACTCCCCACCCCTCGAAAATGTGACAGGATAAAGTTAACTCAATGGTTCAATAGGTAGTATTTAAGAGAAAAGATCAAAATTTGGCAACAGCAATGTGGAATTATGTCTAAAGTGGGCCCGGGcgggattttagggcgtgcaagacgGGTAACAGCACAAAGCCTCAAAATTTTTGGGGTCCTAGTTCAGCCCTgtcctaatagttagtatatgtatttgtgattatattggcccaaaattaagtttttagCAATTTTTCTCTTcgcaattttttttcaattcgcagcttatttatactttgatagggctcCACTTATTTTCACGCAACTTAAAAAAATCAGCCCTGAAGTGGACATTTCTCTTGTGCTGGCATTTGACCCTGCCTGTTGTCGAGACGTGGGAGACTTTAAGGTTGAGAGAAGAAAATGTGGCaagatataagaaaataaagttacatttaaaaaaaaaaaaaaaagaagaagaagaagaagttacGTTTTTACTGTGAGCTATATAGTTTTTGGCGTGGTGATAAGCGTTTGGTCCTAATACAGTGCAGTGCAGGCACATGTGATGAAACAGTATCCGGCAAAGGTACGCCTCACAACTCTGCAGTGTTTGTTTAGCTGCGTGCAGTCTTCGGTTTGGGCCATGGCAATGGTAAGGGATACTTCATCATGGAAGCTTCACTGGGATATTAATCTCCTCTCAGTTGCCTATTGTGTATGTTTTCATCTCGACTATATTTATTCATTCTGATTCTCAcatataatcaataatttatAACTGAATTGAAAGCATATATCCATCTTTGCGTTGTTTCTTTTCCCTTGACTGACTAGATATTTTGGTGCAGGGCATAGTTGTGACGGGCATTACATATTGGTTACAACTTTTTACAGTGGATAAAAAAGGGCCAGTCTTCGTGGCTATGTTTACTCCACTAGCACTCGTTATAACTGCAGTAGTTTCTGCATTTTTGTGGAAGGAAAAACTTTATTTGGGAAGGTACTTAATTTACTGTAATGCATATCCTTGATTGTGGATTCATTTTTATTACCAATCggaaattacttaattaattgggtACGCTAAATTGGTTCTACGGTACCCCGACCTCATTTGCGTATGACACACAGTTTATTAGCAAATACTCTCTCagtctcattttatatgtctgttttgattaatgagtgaCTGGAGTgattttttaatctaatttttcataatattaagtttagtacaCTATTaatgctaaagaccttgtggtcaagtggcacccggtgtcctgattaacactctcacatggatgatgtgGAGTGGGTTTGAGCTCCAGTGGAGTCAACAAAAAaagtattaatgtattattaaatacaaaaaatcaaatttaaaaataagtaaaaaatactaaaaaaataaattaaacaaacaaaaaataaaatcaaatttaaaaataagtaaaaaatactaaagaaaataaattaaacaaacaaaaaataattggtttgaccaatgaagaTAGTTTTTGTtgataagtttaatttttatcaatttttatacacaactattattttagtgtcaaaattcataATGCTGGTCACTCCTCCATTTAGGACATgttgaaatatgaaattataagggtattttcgtcctttcATAATTAAGCCCAATTCGAACAATAATAAAGGGATTTAATTAAGCCCTAGTTAATATCTCAATTTTCTGTTCTCCTCGTCATCATTTTAAATGAAcaaggaggagaagaaggatgaggaggagAAGGCGAATTGGGGTTTTAGGACTTAATTAAATCCCTTTATGCATGTTCAAAATGGGATCTTAATTATGAAAGgatgaaaatacccttaatATTTCATATTCCGGCATGTCCTAAACGGAAGGGTGACCGGCATGATGAACTTTGGTAGTAAAACAATAATCATTAATGAAAATTGGTGAGAATTAAACATGAGAatcaaaactgtcattttgctaatacgTACTCGTGGAACCTAAGGTAATATTATAATTGCATAGTTGGGACGGAATTGAGCAAGTTTGAAACTCGATGACTAAAGTGGTGAAGTCTTAATAATCGAGAAGCTAAATCGGGTATTAACTGTCTCAATAATTAATAGTTCTAAGGGATTTGACATAAAGGCTATACATAGATAGCTGAGGTGAAGTTGGTTTTGATGTGCTTTGAAGCTTGTGTGGCGGATTACTGCTGATAGGGGGCCTGAATGGCTTCTTGTTGGGGAAAAACATGGAAGCAAAACAGCTGCAACAATTAGAGCCAAAAGAGGGATCCACAATGGAGTGCACTATCTACACAACATAAgtgattatgtatatatatatatatgatgggacacccattatatatatctatcttcTTTACTGGCAAGCAATTGATCAACTTTGATGGAGCAGGCAGGCCTGGCCTCCTCCTCCTTTGATAGATATTAAGTAGGAAACGTGTTGTATGTACAGTTATGTATCAGAAAGTAGAACTCAACCCTGTGTGTTCTGTTGCTAGtgattttttctcttttaaattACTGtgcttttatttgtttgttattgAGCATTTCCAGCAGTGTTTTCTCTATGGATTTTTTTAGTAGTTATGTGGAGGGGAGAGAGTGTGAAGTGGAGGGGAGAgaaacaaacacaaaaagagAATAGATTTTTTGTGggtctgcaaaaaaaaaaaaaaaaaaagagagatccGCTTAGGTGAGTCGCTGACTGGgtgctttttttaaaaaatatttttacttgttttcatttttctctctttttttttccttactcCTCATCTCTCTTATGtggaaacaataaaataaaataaacctgACAATGGGAGTAGACATTTAAAGCAACACCGTCATCAATTTTTTGGGTTTTTATGATTGATGATGGATGAGAGAGATGTTAATTTGGAGGtgagagaaaagagaaaaaagatttaaaaaaaaaaaaaaagaaaattgcaggagagatttgttttttttgggtttccGTGGAAAAAATCATCTTTCTTGGTGCATGAAACGTGTGCACTGCCTGTGCCCACTAGGCATGTGCCCACTAGGCTTGTAAAActgattttttttccctttttctctATTTTCATCTTTCTCCGTCCTCCCTATGTGGCAAGAAGAAATCTAACAAAGTCTAGCATTGCATAGGCTTAACTCAATTGTTTTAGTAAGTATTTAGGAGAAGAGACAAAGATTCGGACTTTGATAGCGATCGTGTGGAGATTATGTTCAAATTGGACACTGTGCGCACTGACATTTAGAAATGTCTGCTGAACCATTGAGTCAGATCACCATAATTTGCATCCTTTTAAATACTCTATCTGACCAGAATATGGACCTTTAAGAAtagggattcaatcttttaatttgGTCGAGAGAGGAAGAAACCTTACAAAAACTGATGAAGATGCTCTAGGGATAAGCAATGAGATTTTTACTTCCCCCTCATTAAAAGATAGATTTGGGTCTACAAAAGACTAAAATCAAGAAGAAAGACACACTCCCAAGCAATTCTAGGACATTGATGGAAATGACTAAAGTCAAAAGGAGAGATACATTCTAACTCAATTCTATGACCTAGAAAACACTGAAACAAAAAACCAAATATACACAATTCCACTCAATTCCATTTTGGTGTCGTTGATGCACATTTTCTGTTGTTGAAGTTCACTATAATTGAAACTACATTTTCTGTTGTTGAAGTTCACTATAGTTGAAACtgcagtttttttttgtttattcttcttgtttttccttttctgaAACTGTTGATTGCTCTAACCTGAACGTCTTTAAATATCAGATACAATCCGCTGCAATTTTTACAATCCTTTTGATTGAATGGAGATAAGGCGTCGGTTATTTGAAATAACCGACGCTGTatctctattttttaaaaaataaaacgagTTACGGCGTCGGtaaccgacgccgtatctcaatttaaataaaaacgGCATATGGCGTCGGTTTTGTAAAAAAATCGGCGTCGTATGtagttatttaaaaattttaaattaatatacgacgtcgattttttaaaatcgacgtcgtataatttatttataacgtctGCTGGAACTACGTCggaaaaaaaccgacgtcgtatgtccaaaataaccgacgttgaaaggtatttttgtagtagtggatatcaagtactataagtttagGTTCTACCATAAATATTTCAAGTAAAAATGAGTTTGAAAAGTATTTTTACCGTATCAATCTTACAGACtacgccaagctgaaatttccaACTACTGTTGATCCCACATCATTGTTAGTGACTTGAAAGTTGGTTTGAATGTGTGTTTgagtatatatatgatttatttggatatatatatatatatatatgaccctTATCCACATGAGGACACTAATTGATAGAGGACTATGAGGGCAAATCATAACCATCCATACCATTACATTAAAGGGCTGAGATTAAGGATAATTAAGCTTGGGATTCACGCACTATATTTATATTAAGGGAAAATAGGATATTTGATAAGAATTGTAATTAAGGTAAGtttgtaattaacatatatgtaGTAATTGGCAGAGAATATAATCGTTTACTCCTGTAGAGTGTATAGAACATACGGAAACTGCAAATAATGAAGGCAAAGGAGACAGCAGGTTGAAGATGATGCCATGGATGAAGATGGACGAATAGTGTACAAACAGAACATAGAGATCGCAATAAACTACATTAAGTAACGCAATTTCAACCCTTAATATATGTTTGATAAATGAATAAGAATGCTAAGGAGGTTTCGGGAAAATATGGGTGGTGGTTTAGAATATACTTATTGATGGGGGAATGGTTAGAGAAGTTGATACATACCGGTGTGTGCTGATTTACTATATATTGTGTGCCCATTTATTGTATATCGTGTGCCTATAATGTTTGAGTTGCGTGCCTCAGCTGTATTATATTATGACTAGTTAATGAacactgtaaaaaaaaaaaaggccaagAACGCGAATTCAACCCTTAATAtatgtttgaaaaataaatgtCTGGGAGTGAGGTTTGGGAAAAACATGGGTGGTGGTTAGAACATACGTTTTGATACAGTTAATGGATGGGGAATGGTTAGAGAAGTTGATACATGATAGTGTATGTGTGCCGATTTACTATATATTATGTGCCTATAATGTATGAGTTGTGTGCCTCGATTGTAGTATAGTAGAACGAGTTAATGAACGAGTTAATGTATATGTACTTGTTCTTGAAACTGGAAAGGTATTTTTGTTTAGGATGATCAGCAGTTAGCACTTAGCTAGTTTATTTGTACAACAAACATTGAAAAATTAGCACAGATTCTTCATGTTTTCCTATCATTTTACTCAAATTACTAACCTACTTGACGTTGCcctctaaaaaaaaatgcttgtGATTCAAAGTCATATTTTGAGTGGCCAACAAAGGTGTTTTCGATAGTTCATGTTAAAAGTTATAAATATTTGACTGCGTTGATGTTTGCGCTAATCCTCATAGTTATGTCATTGTGCATTTATTAAAATACACTTAGCATGTCTAGCTTCTTTAAAAGAGAAAGTGGAATAAGAATGCGAAGGAGGTTTGGGAAAAACATGGGTGGTGGTTTAGAACATACTTATTGATACAGTTAGTGGACAATGGTTAGAGAAGTTGATACATATCGGTGTGTGCCAATTTACTATATATTGTGTGTcgatttactatatatattaataaataacaacatttcaatgtttaaaaaaatggttTCATGACATACAAATCGAGTTTAACATTTAAACGCTAACCATTAACGTGGCACACAGGCACCGCTAAAAAGGCACACACCATATAACTTTAAACGCAAACCATTAACCATTTATTTTGGTCTCTTTcctaatgtatttttttttactttttatttttaagtttaaaattga
This portion of the Ipomoea triloba cultivar NCNSP0323 chromosome 5, ASM357664v1 genome encodes:
- the LOC116021161 gene encoding WAT1-related protein At1g43650-like isoform X2 gives rise to the protein METRKPYIAVLIIQLIYAGMALLSKAAIDEGMNTYVFVAYRQAFATIFLAPFAFFLDRKISAPLSYSVLWKIFLVSFIGITLCLNLYYFALKYTSATLAAATTNIIPALTFTMAVISRVEKLSIKRSHGMVKVLGCLVSFCGALVFAFVKGPHIKLLDLGSTGSQEEASSRVVKFSFKCEMVKGTLVMLSANALWSMWYLMQAHVMKQYPAKVRLTTLQCLFSCVQSSVWAMAMGIVVTGITYWLQLFTVDKKGPVFVAMFTPLALVITAVVSAFLWKEKLYLGSLCGGLLLIGGLNGFLLGKNMEAKQLQQLEPKEGSTMECTIYTT
- the LOC116021161 gene encoding WAT1-related protein At1g43650-like isoform X1, which gives rise to METRKPYIAVLIIQLIYAGMALLSKAAIDEGMNTYVFVAYRQAFATIFLAPFAFFLDRKISAPLSYSVLWKIFLVSFIGITLCLNLYYFALKYTSATLAAATTNIIPALTFTMAVISRVEKLSIKRSHGMVKVLGCLVSFCGALVFAFVKGPHIKLLDLGSTGSQEEASSRVVKFSFKCEMVKGTLVMLSANALWSMWYLMQAHVMKQYPAKVRLTTLQCLFSCVQSSVWAMAMVRDTSSWKLHWDINLLSVAYCGIVVTGITYWLQLFTVDKKGPVFVAMFTPLALVITAVVSAFLWKEKLYLGSLCGGLLLIGGLNGFLLGKNMEAKQLQQLEPKEGSTMECTIYTT